From Camelina sativa cultivar DH55 chromosome 5, Cs, whole genome shotgun sequence:
CTTGAAAACCCGGCTCGACCCATTATTTTGTAACTTTCTTAAAAGAAGTTACCTCTGTTATTCGGGTCTTCTGAGATAATTAAATCACTATATTTGCATAGTctagattaataatttatttattattagtacTTTAATAGAATAATATGAACCAGGAAAAGATGTGAAAACAAACTAGCTATATAATTTTGAGACAATTTTTTCCTATataattaagattatataaaaatttctcaattctttttatttggtaCTAAAAAACAGGAATATGACTTCACATTATACCTATACCGAACACCATACCTAGTGGACATCTCCAAAGAAAGTGTAGGGCGTGTGCTTAACCTTGGAGCCATCGAAGATGGTGCTGATGCTTGGAAAAACATGGACCTCCTCGTCTTCAATTCTTGGCACTGGTGGACTCACAAAGGAGTACAGTCCCAGGGGTTCGTACCATATTCTTACACTTATGTATAGCTATCACCATATATCTATACAAAGTTTAATTTGGGATTAAGATCATACGTACTTAGTTAATCAAACTATTCTTTTATTCTtctattggttttgtttttacagaTGGGATTTTATAAGAGATGGGTCTTCATTGACGAGAGACATGGACCGTCTTGATGCTTTCAACAAAGGACTCACAACTTGGGGTCAATGGGTTGATCAAAATGTTGATATTTCACAAACCCGAGTTTTCTTTCAAGGCATTTCTCCCACTCACTACATGTAAGTCCACCACACGAACATACATATATGAGGTTGAAAACTCGGTTTTTTacgtataatattttttttgagtgaTTAATAGGGGAAGGGAATGGAACGAGCCAAGGAAGACTTGCAACGGGCAGATGCAACCGCTGACCGGATCAACATACCCAGGTGGTTCACTTCCAGCAGCAAGCATTGTGTCTCGAGTGTTGAGCTCGATGAGAACGCCCGTTTACTTACTCGACATTACAACTCTGTCTCAATTGAGAAAAGATGCTCATCCATCTACATATGGAGGCGATGGAGGAACTGACTGCAGTCATTGGTGCCTTCCTGGCTTACCGGATACTTGGAACCAGCTTCTCTATGCGGCTCTTTCGATGTGAAGAACTTGACTTGATACACACTTGCAATGTATATTACATTCTTGGAAGTccagaagaaataaaaaaagaaacgacTGACATTTTACTGAGAGATGTGAAAATTACAAACAGGATATATGACGATAAAGTTGTAAAGTGTTTTTGAGGGGTTTTGAAATTATAATCTAATCGTCTTCTTATTGTGATTGCAAAATTTGCAACAAAAAATCTGATATAAGAGTAACACATTTATATCATTGCTTGTTTATTTGTTGATTCTATTGAAAAGGATTGAGAACCTTCTCATGTAATATTACCACCAATAACATATATATGCAGTAAGAGcctaaatcatttttttttttaaataaggcATCTCTCAATATGTTCAGCGATGCTTTCTAGAAGAAAACCCTTATTCTATgaacaaaacaatcaagaaaaTACACAGGACAAAACACATCAAGATCAAGACAAAAACCCtcacacaaaacaataaatttaaatataaaatctataaaaagaCTCGACAATCTGTTCGTATTTCCCCATGTTTCTTCCCTCTCTTCACACCAATGGAACCCATTTTATCCATAGCTTCTCCAAACGCCTTGAGAAACCTCTGCTTATCTTTAGCCATCTCAAGTGCAATGGGCTTCGTCCTCGGGTCAAGGAAAATGGCTTGATCCGACTCGAGAAGCGCCATCTTACTTCCTAGTCCTGTGAAATATCCATTGTCAAACACAAACGGAGTTGTAGCGTCGAGCGGGAGGACGACGCCGGAGCTTCCTCCATAAAAAGGGCACGACATACGGAGCTCCTTGAGTAACCTCGGGTCTAGCGTGGGGTCTGGTCCTTTTGTGCCTTTGAAGTTGTAGAGACGACCAACGAAATTTTTACAATGGGCAAAGCCGATGGTGTGAGACCCGGAAAGAACGACAAGTTCCTCTACGGTTAGTCCTTTGG
This genomic window contains:
- the LOC104786155 gene encoding protein trichome birefringence-like 37; translation: MGFKLISLFLLLPLLILTILSEADQTMASNKKPNVSQRNRTALTAAAVGGGGKEVMKGRKQTSGCNLFQGKWVFDPSYPFYNYSTCPFIDGEFDCLKFGRPDKQFLKYSWQPDSCTVPRFDGAAFLRRWRGKRVMFVGDSLSLNMWESLACMIYSSVPDTKTTFLKRTPLSSLTFQEYDFTLYLYRTPYLVDISKESVGRVLNLGAIEDGADAWKNMDLLVFNSWHWWTHKGVQSQGWDFIRDGSSLTRDMDRLDAFNKGLTTWGQWVDQNVDISQTRVFFQGISPTHYMGREWNEPRKTCNGQMQPLTGSTYPGGSLPAASIVSRVLSSMRTPVYLLDITTLSQLRKDAHPSTYGGDGGTDCSHWCLPGLPDTWNQLLYAALSM